Below is a genomic region from Bacillus marinisedimentorum.
GAAGAACATGACCCGGATGCATGGCCGACTTTGGAGAAGCTTGCGCAAAGCCGCATGCTTCGCTGGATTTATCGGCTGCCGTTTTGGGTGCGTGCCATTTTCGGGTTTTTGACACTGTCCATCCAGTTCACCGCCCATTCTTTTCACATGTTCCTGGTTTACATTAAGGAATTTAATCCCAAGAAGCGGCCTGCCGTCTGGTTCCAGTTTATTCTGCCGTGGGTAACCTGGCTGGGATTGATGTTTTGGATCGGACCGGTAAAATGGCTGTTTGCTTTCTTGATTCCGTTACTGATCGCGAACTTGATTGTTATGGGGTATATTTCTACCAATCACAGGCTGAACCCAATTACCCCTGTGAACGATCCGCTGGCAAATAGCCTGAGCGTTACTGTACCGAAGTGGGTGGATGTTCTGCATTTTAACTTCTCTTACCATACAGAACATCATGTTTTCCCGGGGATGAGTCCAAAGTATTATCCAATGGTAAAGGAACAAATAAAACGGATGTGGCCGGAGCGTTATCATGAAATGCCGATGGGCCGGGCATTGACCGCCCTTATCAAAACACCGCGAGTGTATTACAGGGAAAAAGACCTTGTCGACCCGCGCGGACAGAAAGTATATGGGTCACTTGGCCATGGATTGGACCCAGTGAAAATCAAGCCGCAAAAAGGAAGCATCAAGGAAACTGCAAGCAAGCTGAAAATCCAGCGCCAAAAAGAAAAACTTCAATAATCGAAATCAAAAAAGCCCTGTCCGGGAGAAGTGATCACCGGGCAGGGCTTTTTTTGTTTCCGTATAGGAGTATTAATTGTCAGCAAGAAAGTGTTTCGATGCTGCGTCCAATTTTACAATATAGATAAGGGCAGTTACGTCTTTGTCTGCGCCCGAAACTCGCCATCCGGCGGGTTTTTTATTAATGGTTTTTTGAAAGAGTGACTGCGTCTGTACTCCAGGACCTGATATCTACTTCAGATTCATCAACATTTGCAGGCCTTTAAGACTATGAAGACAAGAATAATTAGGTATTTTGTAAAATTTACAATTTTTTTGCAGTGCAATAGAGTTAGTGGTGAAGTATGGAAAAAATTACTTTGGGAGGGAAAACGATGAAAATAAGATCAAAAGTAATGACAGCAGTTCTATCTGCTGCCCTCGTTGCAGGAAGTTTTGCGGGCGTTACCGGCCTTAATAAGGATTCCGCTGACGCGCTCGGCAAAAATGAGAACGCTTACCATAAAAAACCGAAAAACGTGATTGTCATGGTCGGTGACGGAATGGGACTGGGCCAGATTGAAGTGGCAAGAATGATGGAATACGGCAAAGAGGGCACGCTTAATATGGAAAAACTTGAAAACGTTGCGTTAATGCGTACATATTCAGCGAACAACTTTGTGACGGATTCAGCAGCGGCCGGCACTGCAATTGCGACCGGCACCAAAACGAACAATGAATCAATCGGTGTCGATGCTGATGGAAACGAAGTTGATAGTATCCTGGATTTGTTTAAAGCAAATGGCAAAAAGGTTGGCGTCATTTCCACCAACACGGTAACAGACGCGACTCCCGCTGCGTTCACGGCAAGTGTCGCAAACCGCTGGAGCGGCCAGGAGGAAATTGCCAGGCAGATGCTTGCCAATGAGTATGATGTACTTCTTGGCGGGGGAGCAAATTATTTCAGCCCAAGAAAGCAGGAAGGGGTAGATCTGGTTCAAGAGTACGAACAGAAGGGTTACACCATTGCGACTGACAGGGATGAACTGATGCAAGCCGGCACCCCTGACAAACTGCTGGGCTTGTTTAATTCTTCTTATATGAATTACAAGCTCGATAAAGATGAAATGAATTCGAATGAGCCGACGCTGAACGAAATGACCGATAAGGCGCTTGATGTATTGTCGCAGGATAAAGACGGATTCTTCCTGATGGTAGAAGGCGCACGGATTGACCATGCTGCCCACGCCGCTGATATGGCGGGGGTTTGGAAGGAAACAATCGAATTTGATAATACGGTAAAAGATGTTGTGAACTGGGCAAAACAGCGTAAAGATACACTTGTTGTCGTACTTGCCGACCATGAAACAATGGGTATTTCCGCGGTTGAACCAATGAATATTGAAGCGCTTAAGGAAATTGAAGTTTCTCCGGAGTACATGGCTGCACAGCTTGTCGAAGATGATGCGACAGGAGCGTTTACGGAAGAGAGTGTCAAAGAAATATTCGCAGAGTATGCAAACATTAGCCTGACAAATGAACAGGTTGCCAAATTCAATGAAAACGTAAAAGACTCAGATGGCAAAGTTTATGCAGCATACCGTGTCGGCTGGGAAATTGGAAGTGTCATCGCCGACCATTATGAAGCGGGTGTAGTGGACAGAGAAGTAAGGGAGCAAAGCTCGACCGGAGGCCACACCGGCAACATGGTCCCTGTTTTTGCTACCGGCGCAGGGAGCCTGATTTTTGAAGGTGTCCTTGATAATACCGAAATCGCACAGCTGATCGCTGATGCCGCCCGGCTGAAAGCAGGCAAAGAAGAAAAAGCCGGTAAAAAGGTATCGGCTGGTTTCGAGCTTGAAAATTTGAAGGAAGTATTCGGAATGACTGACAATGCAGCGGCAGAACTCAGCAACTAAATGAAGAAGAGGAACCGGTCCGGAGCGGGCCGGTTTTTTGCTGTGCAGAAAATTGTCAGCAAGGAAACGCTTTGGCGCAACGGACAACTTTAGAATATAGATAAAACAATTGCCCGACTGTTTAGAAAAAAGGCCTTGATATTCACAGCCGGAGCCCGCATTTTATCAAAAAAAGAAAAACAGCCGAATTTGAAAAATATTGCTCTTTTTAAAAGAAAAAACCAAATAAAAAAAAGAAAAACGGCTGGATTTGAAAATAAACCAATCAACAGCAGCCCAACCATGAAAAATATTGTTCAAGTTACTTCCGCTCATTCCCAACCAGTTATCTCTCCCGCTTTTTTGGGTAGAGGGTATTACAACATCTGTGCGGGAGGTATCGATGTGCTGATTGTAATCGTCGTTCTTATTTTTGTCTCAGCATTTTTATCAGGAAGTGAGACTGCCTTGACGGCAGTGAACAAAATGAAGCTCAGGACGAGGGCGGAAAATAATGATAAAAAGGCGAAAAAGCTCCTTGATCTTGTTGCCGAACCGGATAGGATGATCACAAGCATACTGATCGGAAACAATATTTCGAATGTCCTGCTGCCGACACTTGTCACAATGGTAGCTCTTCAATATGATTTCAGTGTCGGTGTGGCAACCGCTATTCTGACAGGCGTCCTAATCCTGTTTGCGGAAGTGACGCCTAAGTCGGTCGCTGCCACTTTTGCAGATAAAATTTCCTTCCTGGTGGCCCCTATCATCGGAGGCCTTGTCTGGCTGCTGACGCCACTGACCTGGCTGCTTTCAAAATTCACTGACCTCATTATAAAAATGATTTCGAAGGGGAATGCGGAGAAAGCTTCTTTCTCAAGGGAAGAATTGAAAACAATGGTGGAAATCGCCTCTGTTGAAGGGACGTTTGAAAAAGAGGAATCCAAACGTATCAAAGGTGTCCTCGACTTTTATCACAGGAATGTCCTGGATGCGATGAAAACACCGCGGCTCGATATGGAAGGAATCCCTTATGATGCCACGTATGATGAAGTACGCAAGATTGTCATGAACAGCAAGCATAACCGCTATCCGGTCTATAAAGGAAATATGGATACGGTAGCAGGGGTTTTCCAGGCAAAACGCCTGCCTGAATGGTCTGTACAGCCTGAGTTAACATTGGAAGATTTCACAGATAAGGCCCTGTTTGTCGTCGGTTCGGCGTCAGTTGAAAAAGTGTTTAAAATGATGCTTAAAGAAAAGCAGCAGCTTGCTATCGTCGTGGATGATTACGGCGGAACAGACGGACTCATTACGAGCGAGGATATTATCGAGGTAATGATTGGCCAGGAACTTGATGACGGCCAGGATGAAGTGCTCATTGATGAAGTGACCAATGACCATATCGTCTGTCACGGGCACCTTCCGCTCAGGCGGTTAAATGAAGTATTCAAAACGAGAATTCCTGAGGAAGAGGATGTTTTATCCGGTTTCATCTTTAAAGAGCTTGGCCATATACCTGAGAAAGGGGAAGAGTTTGATTTTCATCATCTCCATTTTAAACTGACAAAGGTGGAAGGAAACAAGATAAAGCAAGTGAAAATCACGAAAGAGGCTGTGGAAGAAGATGATGAAATCTAGCTGTCCTCCGGGCACGAGCCTTTCGAAGGTTTTAAGCCCGCTTGATAGGCTATAATGAAAGAAAACGTAATGTAAGGATGAAAGCTGTGTTCGATCCGACTGTGTATGAAAATTTGAAAGTTATAGTAGAAGGTGCTGTCTATGATTTGGACCTGGAAGGGCCATTGACGGTCAAGAGCCGGGCGGATAATGTGGACCTTGCTTCTTTTTCAAGACTGTATGAGGTTGTTTTTCAACATGAAGAGGCACCAGGCATCTCAGCGAAACTATCGCTTCACGCCGATGTGGAATCATTTACGGATGAGGTGATTCACCAAAAAGAGCAGGCAGGCTGCAATCTGTCCATCTCCTTTTATACAGGGCAGAAACATGTGGAAACGTGCGGGCTGATTGAAAAAAAGCTTGAAAAAATCTGGTCGGGAAGACCAAAGATCACACAGAAACTATCGTTTATCTACCAATCTGAAAACATGTATCAGAATCTCATTATCATAAATTTTGGCCGCCGGATCACGGAAGATCAGATTGACGATATTCCATCTTTGCTAGAGCATACGATGGAATCGCTTAAGGGAATCAGCAAGATAATAAAAGAGGATTAAAGAAATAAAAAAGGGCGGTTCCTTTATCGGAACCGCCTTTTTTATGGGGAAGAAATCATTTTTGGCGCGGTGTCAACGGTTTAGTCGATGTTTACTGCAGGCAGGCAGCTGATTCCGCAGAAGCAGTTCAAGTCTACTGTGAGGCAAACGCCAGTCGCTTCAAGTGACCGGATTGAATTACCCGGGAACTCGTCGCACGGGTCGGAAGAATTGCACTTGCTGCCCTCAGATGCAGAAGGTGCAGCAGTACTTGTTTCAAGCA
It encodes:
- a CDS encoding fatty acid desaturase family protein codes for the protein MKDLHTFGWYAKRLTPHLPKYAFKPVPARLWGGLAYLAIVVAGILAIGVFDLHITLNLGIAIVLGASFAGMGFLGHEILHGTVVRKAWLRNFLGAVAFWPLSTGPRLWRKWHNLTHHVHTQNEEHDPDAWPTLEKLAQSRMLRWIYRLPFWVRAIFGFLTLSIQFTAHSFHMFLVYIKEFNPKKRPAVWFQFILPWVTWLGLMFWIGPVKWLFAFLIPLLIANLIVMGYISTNHRLNPITPVNDPLANSLSVTVPKWVDVLHFNFSYHTEHHVFPGMSPKYYPMVKEQIKRMWPERYHEMPMGRALTALIKTPRVYYREKDLVDPRGQKVYGSLGHGLDPVKIKPQKGSIKETASKLKIQRQKEKLQ
- a CDS encoding alkaline phosphatase; amino-acid sequence: MKIRSKVMTAVLSAALVAGSFAGVTGLNKDSADALGKNENAYHKKPKNVIVMVGDGMGLGQIEVARMMEYGKEGTLNMEKLENVALMRTYSANNFVTDSAAAGTAIATGTKTNNESIGVDADGNEVDSILDLFKANGKKVGVISTNTVTDATPAAFTASVANRWSGQEEIARQMLANEYDVLLGGGANYFSPRKQEGVDLVQEYEQKGYTIATDRDELMQAGTPDKLLGLFNSSYMNYKLDKDEMNSNEPTLNEMTDKALDVLSQDKDGFFLMVEGARIDHAAHAADMAGVWKETIEFDNTVKDVVNWAKQRKDTLVVVLADHETMGISAVEPMNIEALKEIEVSPEYMAAQLVEDDATGAFTEESVKEIFAEYANISLTNEQVAKFNENVKDSDGKVYAAYRVGWEIGSVIADHYEAGVVDREVREQSSTGGHTGNMVPVFATGAGSLIFEGVLDNTEIAQLIADAARLKAGKEEKAGKKVSAGFELENLKEVFGMTDNAAAELSN
- a CDS encoding hemolysin family protein, with protein sequence MLIVIVVLIFVSAFLSGSETALTAVNKMKLRTRAENNDKKAKKLLDLVAEPDRMITSILIGNNISNVLLPTLVTMVALQYDFSVGVATAILTGVLILFAEVTPKSVAATFADKISFLVAPIIGGLVWLLTPLTWLLSKFTDLIIKMISKGNAEKASFSREELKTMVEIASVEGTFEKEESKRIKGVLDFYHRNVLDAMKTPRLDMEGIPYDATYDEVRKIVMNSKHNRYPVYKGNMDTVAGVFQAKRLPEWSVQPELTLEDFTDKALFVVGSASVEKVFKMMLKEKQQLAIVVDDYGGTDGLITSEDIIEVMIGQELDDGQDEVLIDEVTNDHIVCHGHLPLRRLNEVFKTRIPEEEDVLSGFIFKELGHIPEKGEEFDFHHLHFKLTKVEGNKIKQVKITKEAVEEDDEI